In Scomber japonicus isolate fScoJap1 chromosome 20, fScoJap1.pri, whole genome shotgun sequence, the genomic window CTAATGGGcgaatatactgtatgcactACATCTCTGGACAAGCAAGCAACACTACATTTTTCCTATTTAAAAACACTTCCCTGAAGGCACAACCAGGAAATTCCATTGTTTCTTTGAGGGCAGTGTTCAGCTTCATGTGCCAAAATCAACATGGCTTCCAGGCAGGCCATTCAGATCTTTAATGAGCGAACAGCTTGAGGCGGTCCAGCTTTGGTATTAACTGTGAACTGTAAATGGCCTTCACCTACTGAACCACATGTGCCGTGTAGCTGGCAGCATGCGCTTAGTTGAAAATGCTTCAAAAATTGTTGACATAGTCCCTGTTTTATTatctgtacaataaaagtacattgACATCTGTGAGGATCACAGTGACCCAAAGACTGAGGTTTGCCATCAAATGGACATGGAAACCATGTTCTGTAGACGGTGACGAGAGAGGCACTGGAAGGGCCTGAGGACAAAGATTTCAGAAGCAGCTATGGCAGAAGTCCCACCTCTCACTGCATTAGTTTTGTTCCATTATCACAAGAAATCgggaaatcttttttttttttttttttctgcaaatcCTTTTTTGTGTTATAATATACGCATCTGATTCagcaaaaacataacaaaaaatcTGCAGTGTGAATACAGGACAGGAGGATAAATGCAAGGGGTGAAACCTCTGCAAAAGCTACCACTGTACTAAAAGAGTCAATTCAGTTTaattacaaaaaacacaattttctcaTTTACAACTAGTGGGGTGTAATCATGTAACTTTGGTTTTAAGGTTATGAGATATTCATATATGACATTTCTGCCACCAGCCCTCCAAAAAATGGAGGTTATTTGAGTCTAGTTTCTCACACTCACAGCTTTAAAGACTACATTTAATAAAATCCAATTCAGCAACATCTCTTTCCAGAAATAGTAAACCTGTTACTATCTGGATAGTTCACACAATTCTTTGCAACCTCATAACCTGGCCAAAAAAGATAGATGattagaaaatgtttttgtaattttggtGAAGCGACTCAACAGTTGCAGGAATAATTCGGCATTTTgggaaacatgtttatttgcttTCCTGCCGAGAGATAGATAAGATGGTCGATACCACACTTGCCTGCACACTAAGTATTAAGCTAACAAGAGGAAGCGGGAGGTCATAGCTTATAGCCTACAGCCTAGCACTAGAACAGGAGGCAGGGGGATAGCTAGCCGTACTCTGCCCAAAAATTACAGCTAAAAATCCAGCTACAAGCAACTCTATAGTTAGTTTGTTATATCTCACTTGctattacatttcaaatttgaTGAATAGTAGACATATGGTGTAAATAAGCTTCAGAAGCACTGATaccctttcttttttaaacattggacagagccaagctagctgtttccccttgCATCCAGTCTTTTGGCTCAGCCAAGCTGTCTCCTTTGTCTTACTTCATATTTAGCGTACATACATGAGAGTAGTATCCAGAATGTCAAAAGTGTCAAACTATTCCTGTTTTAAATATCAGATAAAGATAACTCAGTCAGCTCTCTGTATGCCACATTGAATTCTCAAAAGAGTCTTACAGTTTCTGCACGAAATCCATTCACGTAGTGTCCTTGTAACATAGTGGTTGAAGATGTCAGTGCTCTCCAGTAAAGACAATGTCAAAGAAATTACACTATATGTCCAACCATTTGCATACAGCTACTGGAACTGTTAAAATACTGCCTCCACAAGACAAACCCTGGACTCAACACAGGTGTAAATCAATGTCCATTTCAAGCATGCGTAAGTGTATCACTGCACATCAAGGAAAGTTAAAACCACTCTGTGTTCAGTAGAGatgatttcatttttacttcatGTGAATTTCTTGTCATCTCCATATTACAGTTCCTTTGATTTTGTCCTGAATGAACACAAAAaggcctattttttttttatttgttttttttcttgaaggaTATCTTGCTGCACTGAGGAGGACACAAGCCCTTAAGAAACATCAAACCCCCTAAATTTAAACCCTGATGTCAGCCACTATTTTGACCCCAGACACAAGAGTGGCCTTGCTGTATCAAATGTCGCTAGTCCTCGCACCCAAGGCCAGATCTCCGAGTGTGGAAAAGAAATCCTCCATCTCCTTTTCCAGAAGCCGGTTACGGTTCTCCGCGTCCTCACGTGCCCGCTCAGAGTTTCGCAGTTTGATCTCCAGCATACGTTGCTTCTTCCTTTCCTGCTCCATCTCCTGTTCTAAACGCTCCATCTGTGCACACAGAGCAGCACTGGAATCCTCCAACCTGAAAGATGCAGGACAtcacagacagaaaagaaaggtCAGTGACTCGCCATGACTCTTAGTATATTATCATATACCTGCAAATGCTTTCTATCAAAGGAATAGTTTAAATTTTGTTGGCATTTTCAGCTTCATCTGATGTTTAGCTTTTGAGATAGTCATGTAATAAAATTCTCCAGTCCAAATCAAACTGTGTCTACAGGGTACAGCTCTGAGACTACCACAAGAATTCACAAGTTTTTCAACATTTCATcacataatttaatttagttgTATATCTTTGTTGGCTCTGAAGGAGTTTTGTAAAGGCTGACAGAATAACCCAAGATAATGTCATCTGGGTTATCTCAGCTTTGCCTTAGACACTCAATTTTCAACAGAAAACCTATGTTACAAATTGGATGTGTGGAGTTTGAAAGATGTAGACATTTAACAGATAAAGAGATTCTGACAAAAAGAGTTGCATGATGGGAAATGTAAGATCCTGGGAGGTTGGCACATCTAGGGACTGATCTAGGGACTAGGGAAGATAGATTAagctcattattttttaattggtGTCTCACAAGTCCCCCACCAattgaaatgcaataaaaaatcTCTCGAGCATCCCTTTAAGATCACTATCATAGTAGGTAACTTAACCAATACAGTGAAGTCGGTGCTAATAACAGTAAATAAGAGAATGACAAAGCTAAGTAAGAAAATTCAGtccattgtgtttgtgttcacaAAACTTATTATACAATATTTAGTTTCAACCAAGTAATTTGATTGGACAAGAGGCATTATGTAAGTACTGATATAGAGTACAACAGCACTGAAACTTTTAAATATGCATTATCACAGGTGTTCTAATAACTGTTCATTATGTATCTTAGATTGTAACGCACTCTGCACTGCAAAGATAAACATATTTCCACAGATAACATTTGAGTTAAATTATGAAGAGCCATTAGAAGAGGACAGCGGAAAGGAAAGAAGCCTGAATAATTTAGTGCAAACGTCCAGGTGTACTTATATGACATAAGCCAACCTGCTTTCAGACTTGGCTAAGTctcaaaaaatataaacatcaatATTCAGTCTGTTAAGAAGACTGAACTGAGTCTGACTGAATCTTGAGGCAGTTTTATGGATCCATCCAGACAACTAAAGGGGAGCTCTACAGTATCAACAGCTACCTTGGGCTTCTGGCTAGTTTAATTCGTCATATCATTGATTTAAACCACCCCTAAGCAAAACTCTGCCTGGTGCAAAAGCCCTCTATCTGCAGCTCAAGAGGGTAACAGCTGTGACAGACAGCTTCTGGTATACTGCCGTTCCTCTGGGAGTAAACCAGCTGTCACAGATGTTACCCAGGATGTGCAAAGAGGCAGGGACACACACGTCTTACACCAACCACAGCCTGAGAGCCACTGTTATACAGAAACTGTCTGATGTGGGACTTGAGGCTCTGTGATTATCTTTGGCACTTGGGCTGTGGCCTCGTACCTACAACTGACTCACAGACGTGCTGATATTCAGTATGGCAACACTCCTTCTTGTGTCATATTGCTTAAGTAACACATGCAAgtcaaaaaaattaataaaatgaacCATTTCATAAAGAACCTATATGGTAGAGCAGAGTGGTTCCAAACTGGGTACCCTTGATGGAGAACATACTGAACTAACTTTAAGTTTcttatagataaatagatagaaagatagttccCACTGTaagaaaatcaatacaaatatgACAAATTTCAGGAAACCCTAGATGTTAGACTTACTTTTGGATCCTGGCCTCATATGTAGTCTTCTGTTTCCTCAACTCGTCCTTCAGACCCTCGACCAGACTACTCAGTGTTACACTTGTCCCGTCTCCATCCTCAGACATGATAATGGATGGCACCCCAGCTGCCATGGCCATGTGTCCGTTCTCACTGCATGCTGCACTGCTGCTGCACAGCTCCATGGCCTCGCAACTGTCCTGCTCAGAGCTTGGGTCTGTCGTCATACCCCCATCCCTTCCTCTGTCAATCTCCCTCTGACTCTCCATCCACTCCCCTTTTTCCCCACTTTCACCCCCTACTCCACAGATCTGGTTAGCTGAGGGCTCACTGCTACCAGAGTCAGGGACGGAGATCTCGCAGGAGGAAGTGGACCAAGGTGTGCTGGCTACACTTGGAACACTCCCCATGCTGGACGAGGAGGTGACATTGTCATAGGTGGACAGTCTTTGAGAAGAGCCGGTCGAGTCGCGGTCCCGGGCAGACCGTTCACCTGAAGAGGTGCGGCGGTGTCCCCTCAAGGAGGACAAACCGTTCATGAGCCAgttacctccacctccaccagaaGATACACTGGTAGTGTCTGCCACAGAACCGCCACTGCTTTGCTTAGTTTGTGGCTGGGAACGAGGCGCTGAGGAGCTTTTGAAAGTGTATTTCCAGGAAGGTATGGTCTTAGCTTGTTTACTTGGGCTAACCACGGTATCGCCCTTCCCTGACGGAGACCCCAGTTTTGGTCCAGGGTTTGGGTTAGGAGTCTGGGTGGGTGTGATGGCTGCACACAGTTTGGCATCTAGAGATGATGCACTGCTGTGCAGTTCTTGGTCAGGGTTGGAGACTGGGGAGTTGTGAAGGTCCTCCTCGGAGATCCAGGCTCCCAGGCTGCGATGTTGGAGCTGATGTCCCTGGACAGGGAGCTCTGTTTGGGGCACAGTGGATCCTTCCTGGTCTCTCCCTGAGTACAAACGGTTGTGTTCCCTAATGAGGATTGTCATCAGGTGCTGGACCATAGAGGTACCTAGAGAATATGGACCAATTTGTATCTTCGTCAATACTACCAAATGTAATGAGATACTAATCAAACTAGCATTGCTATATGAGCCGTTATTGCCATGAACTCAGTGAACATCATCTGTACCTTCCATGATAGTGACTGGGTCCTCCACCTTGGGTCGAAGGATATTTGGTCCAAATACTGTGGCGAGATTCTGGACACTCATTTTGTTCTCACTACAGTGGGATTGGACCTCATCAAGGAATCTAAGAAAAGATGCATGAGTTGCGATAAATATTAGAGCAGAAACAGCCATCATTGTTGAAAATATTACTGATGTATATATAACTGATGACATTTATTTCAGATCAATTTCAACAGTGGGAAGTAATTACCAGTCCACATCAATTAAATATCAGGAGAGGGGATAGGTGATGTACTTACTTGCATATGTACTTGAGGAGATTGTAGTTAGGTAGAGGTAGAGTGCTAACTTGTCTTCCAAGCTCCTGGACCCCCTGATAAAAGAAAGATTGTACTCACTGTtagacacatacagcacataacacacatacacataacacACTCCAGGTAAACtgcacacacctcctcctcatctttgaCCAAAAGCTGTGCACAGGATAGAAAGTCTTCATATTTGGAGAAGGGAATGACAGGTTCAGGCAGCTCTCGCAAGTACAACTTCAGCAATGATGCCACCGTGTGGACTTCTGTATTACTGTAGGGGAAGACGTAAAAAATGAATTAGGACTGTTAAGGTCAGGACCAGTTTTTACAAAACTGAAGTTGATCATTTGACTCCTAAAGGCCCTTCCTGCCTACCTGTCAAACAGAGGCTTATCACCACAGTCAAAGGCCTCCTGCAGCTCTTTGACGAGGTTGGCCTGTCCTGGCATTCGAAAGAGACCCTCCTCATCCAAGCCCCTCTCCCTGATGAAGTCCACACACTGCTCCACCAGCAGGGGTGCCAGCCGGGGTCCGAACTTCTTCTCATACTGCACCGTGTCCTCCAAACGCTGGCCAAATATCCCTGGGGACAGATGAGGGAAGCCTTCAAATATCTGCATATCTGTATTCACTGTCTTTTTTGTTCTCTAGAGACATAATGCAACAGTAGGCCTTTAATCTTAAACAAAATATAGAAAAGTGTTCAGTCAAACAAGCTGTCTCAATGAGCTAATTTGTAAAATGTTGTTGAGACATACagcttttaatgtaatgtaacttACAGTGTGTCTTAAAGCAATTTCATACCTTTTAACTTCAGAGTAAATGGAAAAAGAACTACAGTACATTGCTGCATATTACTTCCCAATTTTTCACAATGAGGGCCCCCAGTCATAGCTTCACCAGCAACACCACTTGACTTAGTCCTACTGACACCCTGTCTGTGATGATCTTTGCTCGCAGATGAGTTTCTAGTGTTTAATGGtcccaaaaaatgtatttaacagaATCTATAAACAGAAGGTAATTGAAGTACTAGAGGTCCTCTTTAAATTGCAAAAAATACGCACTTCTATTGGATAATTAATTAGTGGTAATTGTTACCTGTTGTCAGGCTGCAGTATTCACAGCTGTCTGACAGCTCGCAGTAATCGTAGTAATTCACAGAACAGGGgctgcacagcagcagcaagcgTTTCTCATACATCCCCAACCCACATTTCACCAAATTAATCCATTCCGGTTCAGGCATTTGATTCCGCTGGTAGATTAATATTGCAAACACAAATTGTTTCACAGCAGAAACAAGAGTACAGTTTAGGGAACTGACGGAGGAGCACTGAGCTGACGGCACATATACATGTATGAGAGCAGCAGACGAAGGTCAGTGTGCAGTGACTGCAGTGTTGCAGTTAATGACAGGTCTATAAGTTGGCGACAGTTCTATTCTGGACCGAGAACCGAGACACAGACACCCCTTCTCTGTGAATCTGAGAGGGGTGATTGAAATATGACCAAGCAAGCATGAGGTAAACCAGCAGATACTATATTACCACGACAGCTTATCTGAATGTTGCTTGTTGATATGCTTCTCCCCAGCTCTGACAGACTTTTGAAAGGTATTATATCTGTGGGCAGGGGCGTAGCGAGCATGCAGAACCCTGTGCATAGCCTTGCCACCACCCCACCTTTGACAAAATAACGAGCTAAAAGATACTAAAAAACCCAGTCGACCAACTGTGTTGGATGAGAATTCTTTGTGGATGCCCTATTAGGAGCAACCACTTTGTAGTCATTTCACTCATTTGATTCAGTATTAATACAGAAATGTTGAGAAGGGATTAAAAAGAAGGACCAGAAATGGCATTTACTCCCTTTCACTGAAGGGAATGGTCTGAGATGTTGGCAGTGTTGAAACTAGAATCTATGAACTACCAATAGTCAATTCTAATGTCACTGTTATTAACTGCTTAACAATTTTAGTCAAATAAATACCAAATATTTTTAGGTTACTGCTTCTCAAATATGGTAATTTACTGccatttgtgtttattgttgtaattgtcagacaaaataagaaatatgaaaacattacttttgctaaataaatgaattctaaATTCTTATTGACTAAACAATCAAAAAACACCCAAGAGATGAATAATTTAAATGGCTGCTGCTCTAGTAGTACCCCTCTCCCCCTCGTGCCAAAAGAGCTTAAACTTGgctgataaaaaataaagactaaaATGAGACCTGTGATGACATACACTATATCATTGGTGTGTTATTCTACATTTATATCTCTATTAATAAACCACTCCTTTGTAACCCAACACCTTGCTATTCAGCTGCTCCAAATGTCCCTGTTCACACCCAGACAGGCCTGGTTATATTTCTGGACTCTTTTCAAGTACAGTAGTTGGGCAGTCAGACCGGAGCAGACAGGTTGAGATTTAACCACAGGCTCATTGCTGCTTAGAAAAATTAAATTTGAAGGAGTTTATTCATAGTTTATTCCTCAACAAGCTCCAGCCAAAGAACACCTAAACAGATGCCAGCGATGGCAGAAACCCCATAAAAGCACTCTGTCCTCTATTTTTGAATTTATATCAACAGCATACTGGAATAGATTGACAGCAAACTCTCATCACATTTCTCCAGTCAGGTAGCTGGACACCAGGAATAGAGACAGCCGGGTGAGAATTAACTGCCGGCTAAAGAAAGAGACACAGTAGGGGCAGGTGATACTTTGCATGATGGGGTTCAAATTAGTAactaatacagtataatatagacACACCAGAGCGGTGTTACTGTAGTCTTTTCCAATTTCAGCAGCAATATCTGGTTTCGTGTTGGGAGATCTGTGGAGCCCACATGACAGAGAGGAAATGGTGACTTCCTGGCTTGCTTGGAAGGAACTGCTTTGGTCCACGTTAAAGTTGCCAACTATTTGCAAAGAAGATTTGGTTATGCAAATGATCAAATCTCATGAGCACACGCCTAGTCATGAACAGTTAGAAATTAACTGTTTACAACAAATATGTGATTGTGATGTGATCATGTTTCTCGTATTTGAGCATGCAGTTATACTTTACCTCCTCCAAATGGTGCCCAGATGACCCGGCGTATGGCTTTGACCCAGTCGTCCATATCTGTCTGGGAGTTTGCCATAAGTAGGAATGATTCATGGCTGATTGGTGCGCGGTCCTTGTCTCCTGTTCCACCTGTTAGAAAAATATGacgaggaagaaggagagaaaagtggGGGTGAGTGCACCAGAGAATAAGTCTCTTCTTGTAGGGACCTTATTGTAAAGGCGGTGTAGTTGTGCCTTTTTCTGCCAATGTTGCAGCTAGTTCGGGTTTGTTCGTGCACTGAGTTTGTGCCAGCTTCCTGTGAGAGTCAAAGTGTAGATAGTAACCTTGGTTGACTGGGCTGGTACCCACTGACCTTTGGCTAACAGGCCCCTAGGTGTTTttcacagaaagacagaagaaaaaacaggtAAAGCACAGTATAATCAGGCAGAGCTGAAGGGAGAATGAATCAGCACATCTAGTTGGATAGATTTGtgcatatttaatatttcatgattGGTGAGTTTGAAAATATGGTACTAACTAGTCACTCAGTCAGAGTATTCATAGGGTTTCCACCAAGTTAAAACCACTATGCTATAAAGGtttctcaccactagatggcacagTGGTTCTATTAAGCATTCACTGTATTTGTACTCCCAACTCTCGTGTCCTCTAAATATGACACCAGTGAGTCCAAATCACATTTCAAAGACTCATTATCCATGTTCCTTGAGTGCAACACTAACTGGATGATAATCCATAATGAGTTATTTTATGCTGAGATAGAGTGCtggatatgtttttttataacttcacaagagtataaaatataaactacCTTCAATAATcatatgatagatagattatGCGCTACATAAAGAAACCACACCACAGACCACAGGCAGCAAATTTGTCCTATTTATTATCctgcttctttcatttttttgtattttgttggaCATTCAAATGTTATGGAGAATATGCAATGTGTTTTCCATTTGGATGAGCCATTAGTGTTGGATGATGTTGTTGCCACAGTCACAGTCATTGTTGTCACAGTCATTTAGCTGTGAGGAGGGAATCCAAATATAAACAGCGGTGCCATAAAGCTAAGTGCCATTGTCGCCCAGCTTTGCAAACTCACACTGTCATGATGAACAACACACTGTGGTCCTTCTTCACATGTGCACCAGTGGACCCAAGATATACCattattgtcttttttcttaGTCAGTCTCAGTCAGGGTACCGTCATAAGATTTAAAGTCTAAATGATgtgacaaataataataataatattattatattacataatgTAATTTTGGCCCCATTAATGCACCtatacagtgtgtgtggatATGTACAACTGAAACTAGATGGGCTCTTTAATTTCCTCTCAGGAAAAGAGGCAAATTAAAAGGGTGATAGTCAGTGTAGAGAGGAGACTCAGACATTAAGGAGCTGGGACACAGCCAATACTTCCTCTTCAAGAAACTGAGCcctgataacacacacatacacacacacacacagagatccaTTTACAATCAATCCTAAAACAGCCAATATACACCAAAAAACCACTAGAACATCAGAAATACAATTTAACTGAGCTTTCCTCTCAGTACAAAGTCTTACTGATGAAGCAGATCCTGTCCTTTTACACAGAATCAGTCGGAGGTTGACATTTGAGCTTGGGAAGAGGTTGAATGTTTACAGCTTGTGTGCATAAAGCTACAGCGTTttgaatgtctctgtttattGAAGATTTATTCACAATTATAGCATCAGTTCCTAAATGTCAGCCAGCTCACAGGTGGTGTTGACTGGGAGatgaggtgaggagaggagaggagaggagaggagaggagagggatggagggaggagggactgtagttctttttttttatagggCAGGAGAATAGCATCTTTCTTGCTGATGTAATTGTGTGAAATTATAAACTTGTCAGTATGGGATAAGATACCTGTAGTCAAGACGACAAAGCAGTCAGGTGATAGTCAAGGCCAGACTGGGGAATTTTCTTCtacattttttcatctttccaGCGAGCTTATTCCACTGGAAAGATGAAAAGGGTGGATTGTCTATCAGTCATGGATCTGGatattgttattttaacaaAGGTGAAACAATTTGTTAGCCCTAAAGGCCATAAGATATTGTACCTATTTTTATGGCcagtgttaaataaaaatgtaatgaattacTCATAACTAATTACTTAACTTTACTAATTACTCAACAGCAAAAGCAGTTAGCTAACTTTAGTCATTACATTTACTTTTGTTATTGGCTGGCTGGCTGCCCTTGTTTTGCAGCCAGCTTATGTTTTGAAGGTGCTCTATCAGTCACTGTCAGCAGCTAGCTTACCGTTCGCTCTATTGACTGCAAGTAGCTTTCCCACGGTTCACTAACCCTCCAAAGCTGAACAAGCCAGGTGATTCATAATTGTAGTTTActagcagctaatgttagcaggcTAGCTAAGAACACATAACACGTACAGTTAAATGTTTAGAGTAACAAGGAGGCTAATTTCAGAAAGACGCAGTCCTCCTCTTTGGTAGAAGTTAACAAAAGCCCACCACTCTGTAAATACACATTCTCCCTAGAGTTTTTACCCTTAATATCTTAGTGTATTTTAGCGTGCAAACACAAAGATACCATTTACAAAATGCTTGCTTTTTGGTGCTATCAGTGCATACTAATTGTAACCCGTTAACCAAGGGGTAGCCTAATTGGTGTAAGTTATGGTATGTGTCAGTCAACTTTTCTTCGGCTTTCAGTCCAATAGTCAACCACCCTCCCCAGCCCCCCTAGATACCCtgaaacacagtaaaataataacaaatacaGACAGAGGGGCATCTGTAGAAACATACAATGCCATTGTCTACTAGTGGGTCATAAGTGATAAGAAGGATTCCTTTTGTGTaagtatacatttttttttttgttaaggaaaatcctgcatagtaagtctttaaaaacaaacatgacatgAATTAGCAAGCTTTATGGTGCATTCCAGTTGTACTCCGAAGTTGGAATTTCTGAGTTCCCGGTCGAATTTCAACTGGTACGCCCCCTGAAGAAGAATCTCCGAGTTGGAAAGTTGGACGAACCTCACCAGCCCTCGCCTCAAAGTCCAAGATGATAGCCTtgtgcatcaacagtgtgaacTGTAGTatagtaatatcctgtttattagcagttttgtcttatttatgtCTCTTTAACTTAGTtgcacacagcactgtccaacttttgtctgtggacatgttgctatgCTGTTTGTATGTGCAAAATACAGCAGGTATTGCTATCAGCGGCTAACctggctagaactggttttctgacaaATCAAACTCACAGACGTCATTCCCAGGTTCAACTTCCAATTTCTGAAGTAAATGGAATACAGcattagaggtgctggtaggcatgttttttaacatttggaCAGAGCGAGAGAAACTGTTTCTTCACTGCttccagtgtttatgctaaAGCTAATTGTCTCCTGCCTCTGGCTTCACATTGGGTATAATTTAATCTAACTctgcatgaaaataaatattaaagcaCAGACCAGTCTTCCACAAATCCACTTTCTAGTCTATTAGAATCATACCTGTGacctagggctgggcaattaatcgaaaaataatctaaactgacatttagaaactctaattgacttaatcttgctcaggtcaattaatcgtggtgttcaatgttgccatgacagtaaaggttgcatatctttaaggaatc contains:
- the si:dkey-191m6.4 gene encoding rho GTPase-activating protein 22 → MTTMLSPKIRQTRRVYASIKTQTAIMARSKSMVMGEVSRGPCRPASPSLQEGALKAGWLKKQRSIMKNWQLRWFVLRSDQLFFYKDEEETKPQGCITLQGCQVNELTANPDEPGRHLFEIVPGGTGDKDRAPISHESFLLMANSQTDMDDWVKAIRRVIWAPFGGGIFGQRLEDTVQYEKKFGPRLAPLLVEQCVDFIRERGLDEEGLFRMPGQANLVKELQEAFDCGDKPLFDSNTEVHTVASLLKLYLRELPEPVIPFSKYEDFLSCAQLLVKDEEEGVQELGRQVSTLPLPNYNLLKYICKFLDEVQSHCSENKMSVQNLATVFGPNILRPKVEDPVTIMEGTSMVQHLMTILIREHNRLYSGRDQEGSTVPQTELPVQGHQLQHRSLGAWISEEDLHNSPVSNPDQELHSSASSLDAKLCAAITPTQTPNPNPGPKLGSPSGKGDTVVSPSKQAKTIPSWKYTFKSSSAPRSQPQTKQSSGGSVADTTSVSSGGGGGNWLMNGLSSLRGHRRTSSGERSARDRDSTGSSQRLSTYDNVTSSSSMGSVPSVASTPWSTSSCEISVPDSGSSEPSANQICGVGGESGEKGEWMESQREIDRGRDGGMTTDPSSEQDSCEAMELCSSSAACSENGHMAMAAGVPSIIMSEDGDGTSVTLSSLVEGLKDELRKQKTTYEARIQKLEDSSAALCAQMERLEQEMEQERKKQRMLEIKLRNSERAREDAENRNRLLEKEMEDFFSTLGDLALGARTSDI